A genomic stretch from Eretmochelys imbricata isolate rEreImb1 chromosome 24, rEreImb1.hap1, whole genome shotgun sequence includes:
- the LOC144280002 gene encoding phospholipase A2 inhibitor and Ly6/PLAUR domain-containing protein-like: MRGREVEEEGTQNPWHARRTGDPAQTVTCQACSGSADSCQPPSGTCPADTAKGGCFTVAEDLKLVGETKSTSVSKGCVRDFTAFIKGPVTVTLGNGKYVRVNIAQCSTDKCNSAVLAVPKENTTKNGLQCPTCFALSTNPCDSQDAPCTGDENYCIDFAGYLVKGSPLEISTFVAKGCASESVKGIKSGDSLVSAVYGFAFTEATSKPATPSGASPALGKFSFALYLPGLTGLLLVKLLS; the protein is encoded by the exons atgagggggagggaggtggaggaggagggcacacagaacccctggcatGCGAGGAGAACGGGGGACCCAG CACAAACAGTGACATGCCAAGCGTGCTCCGGCTCAGCAGACTCCTGCCAGCCTCCATCAGGGACCTGCCCAGCAGACACGGCTAAAGGCGGCTGCTTTACGGTGGCAGAAGATCTTAAACTGG TAGGCGAGACAAAGTCCACAAGCGTTTCCAAAGGCTGCGTACGTGACTTCACTGCTTTCATAAAAGGCCCCGTCACTGTCACTCTTGGGAATGGCAAGTATGTGCGGGTCAACATCGCACAGTGCAGCACAGACAAATGTAACTCGGCTGTACTGGCAG TGCCCAAGGAGAACACCACCAAGAACGGGCTGCAGTGCCCCACCTGCTTTGCTCTGAGTACCAATCCCTGCGACAGCCAAGATGCCCCTTGTACAGGGGATGAGAACTATTGCATCGATTTCGCTGGGTACCTAGTGAAAG GTTCACCTCTAGAGATATCAACATTTGTTGCAAAAGGCTGCGCTTCTGAGTCTGTGAAGGGCATTAAATCCGGAGACAGCCTGGTTTCTGCAGTCTACGGGTTCGCGTTCACAGAGGCGACCTCCAAACCTGCCACCCCCAGCGGAGCCAGCCCGGCTCTGGGGAAATTCTCCTTTGCCCTCTACCTGCCTGGCCTgactgggctgctgctggtgaaGCTGCTctcctga